GGCCGGTGATGCTGCCGCGTGCATCCGGCTGCCAGTAGGGCGCGCCCAGACCGGTGAAGGCCGGGACCAGCATCACACCACCGGCATCGGGCACGCTCTCGGCCAGGGCCTGTACCTCGCTGCTCGACGGAATCGCGTGCAGACCGTCGCGCAACCACTGCACCACCGCGCCGCCGATGAACACACTGCCTTCCAGCGCGTACTGTGCGGCGCCTGCCGGTTGCGCGGTGGCGGTGGTGATCAGACCGTTCTGGCTGGTCTGGAAGCGTTCGCCGGTGTGCATCAGCAGAAAGCAACCCGTGCCGTAGGTGTTCTTGGCCATGCCCGCGGTGAAGCAGGCCTGGCCAAAGAGGGCGCTCTGCTGGTCGCCGGCCACGCCTGCGATCTCCAACGGCGCGCCCAACCACTCGGTTTTCATGCGGCCGAAATGCGTGCTCGATGGCAGCGCCTCGGGCAGCAGGCTCGAGGGAATGTGCAGGAGGTCGAGCAGTTCGCTGTCCCAGGCGCGCGTGCGCACGTTGAACAAGAGGGTGCGCGAGGCATTGCTCATGTCGGTCACGTGCCGCTCGCCGCCCGTGAGTTGCCAGATCAGCCAGCTGTCGACCGTGCCAAAAGCCAGCTCGCCGCGCTCGGCCTGCGCGCGAGCGCCCGGGACGTTGTCCAGGATCCAGCGCAGTTTGGTACCGGAGAAATAGGCGTCGATGCGCAAGCCGGTCTTCTGCAACAGGGTATGGCCGCTGCCTTGCTCGCGCAGCTCGGCGCAGATCGCCTCGGTGCGGCGGTCTTGCCAGACGATCGCGTTGTGTACCGGCTCGCCCGTCTTGCGGTTCCACACCACGGTGGTCTCGCGCTGGTTGGTGATGCCCACGGCATGGATCTGGTCGGCCCGCAGCTTTGCCCGTTTCAGCGCCTCGCGTGCCGTCTCCAGTTGCGACTGCCAGATCTCGCGCGGATCGTGTTCCACCCAGCCGGGCTGCGGATAGATCTGGCGGATTTCGCGCTGCGCCATGCTGACCACACGGCCCTGGCGGTCGAACACGATGCTGCGCGAGCTGGACGTGCCCTGGTCCAGGGCGAGTAGATAGGTCATGGCAGTTTCGGAGTTGCGATGGTTGAACACGGGCGCGAGCAGACAACTTAATCGAAAAACGGGCGGCCATTCGACCTTCGCATGGAAGAATGGCAAAGTCCATCGACCTGACGCGGCCAAGCCTTCCCCTATGAAACGAGATGAGCTGATCGAATCGTTGCTCCAGCACGGCGTGTACGACCTTGCTGTGATCGGAGGTGGCGCCACCGGCCTTGGCGTGGCGCTCGATGCAGCGCTGCGCGGCTTCTCTGTGGCGCTGCTGGAGTCGCACGACTTCGCCAGTGGCACCTCGTCGCGTTCCACCAAACTGCTGCACGGCGGCGTGCGCTATCTCGCGCAGGGCAATCTGGCGCTGGTGCGCGAAGCCCTGGCCGAGCGCGCCACCGTGCTGCGCATCGCCCCGCACCTGGCGCAGCCCCTGCCCTTCGTCATGCCGTCCTACCGCTGGTGGCAGACCCCGTTCTACGGCCTTGGCCTCAAGCTGTACGACCTGCTGGCCGGCCGTGCGGGCCTGGGGCGCACCGAGTTTCTCGGCCGTGAACAGACGCTGCAGGCGCTGCCCGGCGTCCGGCCCAGCGGCTTGCGCGGTGGTGTCAAGTATTGGGACGGCCAGTTCGACGATGCCCGCTTGGCACTCGCGCTCGCCCGCAGCGCAGAAGCGGCCGGTGCCCGTGTGTTGAACTACGCAGAAGTCACGGCCGTGCAGCAACGCTCTGGTGGCGACACCGCGCTCTCCACGATGGACGTGACCGACCGGCGCGGCGGCGCGCCGTTCCAGCTGCAGGCCCGTTGCGTGGTCAACGCCACCGGCGTCTGGGTGGACGCCTTGCGCGACCGCACCCAGCCGGCGGCCAACCCGGGGGCTGCCTCGTGCATGGTGAGCCCCAGCCAGGGCGTGCATGTGGTGGTGGATCGCGACTTCCTGTCCGGCGGGCACGCTCTTTTGGTGCCCAAAACCCGGGACGGCAGGGTGCTGTTTGCCGTGCCCTGGCTGGGCAAGCTCGTGCTCGGCACCACCGACACCCCGCGCGGCGACCTGCCGCGCGAGCCCGATGCCTTCGCTGAAGAGTTGGAATTCATTCTTGGCGAAGCCAGCCAGGTGCTCAGCCGCCCGGTGCGCAGCGAAGACATTCGCAGTCTCTGGGTGGGCCTGCGCCCGCTGGTGGCCGCGCCCGAAGCGGCCGAGGGCGGCACCAAGGTGTTGTCGCGCGAACACACCGTCGTGGTCGACGGCAATGGCCTGGTCACCGTTACCGGCGGCAAATGGACCACCTACCGTGCCATGGCCGAAGACGTGCTGGAGCGCTGTTTTGCACATCGACTGCTGCCACCCCGCGCCGGCGGCCAGAGCGCTCGCCATGTGTTGCTCGGCGCCGAAGCCACGAGCAGTCCGGTCACGCCGCTGTATGCGGCGCCCGGGATTCATTTGTATGGCGCGGAGGGGCCGCAGGTGCTGGCCTGCCCAGGGCGCGACGTGGTTCTGGGGGGCGGCTTGACCGAAGCGATGGTGCGATACGCCGCCCGATTCGAGTACGCCCAGACCGTCGAAGATGTATTGGCAAGGCGCTGGCGCTTGCTGTTTCTGGACGCCGCCGAAGCCGCCCGCATGGCACCTCAGGTGGCCTCCATCCTCGTGGAGGAGCTGGGTGCGGACCCCGAACTGGCGCCATTCCAGAGGCTGTGCGCCCGATATTTGCCGGTAGCGGCAGCGGTCAGTTGACTGGTTCCAGGACTCATGCCATAATTCGCGGCTTCGCTTGAAAAGGCGGAGAGCTATCTGCCCACCGAAGCGGATGGGCCGGGTGCAATGCCTGGCGCATCTTCAACGACGGGCCCAAGACTGATCACTCCCAGCCGTGGTGGCTGGTGGGATTCAAGTTGGGACTTAAATCAAATGATTCAAACGCAATCTCGACTCGATGTTGCTGACAACACGGGTGCGAAGTCCGTGATGTGCATCAAGGTGCTCGGCGGCTCCAAGCGTCGTTACGCCAGTGTGGGCGACGTCATCAAAGTCAGCATCAAGGAAGCAGCGCCCCGTGGCCGCGTCAAAAAAGGCGAGGTTTACAACGCTGTGGTGGTTCGCACCGCCAAGGGCATCCGTCGTCAGGACGGCGCTCTCATCAAATTCGATGGCAACGCAGCCGTGTTGCTTAACGCCAAGCTGGAGCCCATCGGCACCCGCATCTTCGGACCGGTCACGCGCGAACTGCGCACCGAGAAGTTCATGAAGATCGTGTCGCTGGCGCCCGAGGTTCTCTGAGGAATCATCATGAACAAGATTCGTAGTGGCGATGAAGTCATCGTGATTGCCGGTCGCGACAAGGGCAAGCGTGGCAAGGTGCTGCAGCGCAGCGACGACAGCCGTTTGCTTGTCGAAGGCGTGAACCTCGTGAAGAAGCATGCCAAGCCGAACCCCATGAAGGGCATCACCGGGGGCATCATCGAAAAGACCATGCCCATCCACCAGTCCAACATCGCCATTTTCAATGGCGCCACTGGCAAGGCGGATCGTGTGGGCATCAAGCTCCTGGCCGACGGCAAAAAAGTGCGCGTCTTCAAGTCCAGCGGCGAAGAAATCAAGGTGGCATGACCATGGCACGTTTTCAAGAAGTTTTCCGCGACACCATTGCCCCGGATCTCATGAAGAAGTTCGGCTACAAGTCGACGATGGAGGTGCCGCGCATCACCAAGATCACGCTCAACATGGGTGTGAGCGAAGCGGTTGCCGACAAGAAGGTCATGGATAACGCCGTGGGCGACCTGACCAAGATTGCTGGCCAGAAGCCGGTGGTGACCAAGGCGCGCAAGGCTATTGCGGGCTTCAAGATCCGCGAGCAGCAAGCCATTGGCTGCATGGTGACGCTGCGTGGCGCGCGCATGTACGAATTCCTGGATCGTTTCGTTACCGTGGCTTTGCCGCGGGTTCGTGACTTCCGCGGTATTTCTGGTCGCTCGTTTGATGGCCGTGGCAACTACAACGTCGGCGTCAAAGAGCAGATCATCTTCCCTGAGATCGAGTACGACAAGGTCGATGCCTTGCGCGGTCTCAATATCAGCATCACGACGACCGCCAAGAACGATGAAGAGTGCAAGGCTCTTCTGGCCGGTTTCCGTTTCCCGTTCAAGAACTGAGGTGGCGCGTGGCTAAACAAGCACTACTCCAACGTGAACTCAAGCGCGAGAAACTCGCTGCCAAGTTCGCCAAGAAATACACCGAACTCAAGGCAACGTCCAGCGACGCCAAGAAGAGTGACGAAGAGCGCGATGCAGCCCGCTTGGCGCTGCAGAAACTGCCCCGCAACGCGAATCCGACCCGTCAGCGCAACCGCTGCGAAATTACCGGCCGTCCGCGTGGCACCTTTGCCCACTTCGGCCTGGCCCGTGCCAAGGTTCGTGAAATGGCGTTTGCCGGTGAAATCCCCGGTGTCACCAAAGCCAGCTGGTAAGCATTAGGAGAACCACAAATGAGCATGAGTGATCCTATTGCCGACATGTTGACCCGCATCCGCAATGCGCAAATGGTCGAGAAGGCCAGCGTGACGATGCCGGCGTCCAAGGTCAAGGCCGCGATTGCCCAAGTCCTGAAGGACGAGGGCTATATCGACGGATTCCAGGTCAAGAGCACCGATGGCAAAAACGAGCTTGAAATCGCTCTCAAGTACTACGCTGGTCGCCCTGTGATCGAGCGCATCGAGCGCGTGAGCCGTCCCGGCCTGCGCGTTTACCGTGGTCGCAACGCCATTCCTCAGGTCCAGAACGGCCTGGGCGTGGCCATTGTCACCACGCCGCAAGGCGTGATGACCGACCGCAAGGCGCGCGCTACGGGTGTCGGTGGCGAAGTCCTGTGTTACGTCGCCTGATGCGGGCATTGAGGAGAAATTAATGTCACGTATTGGAAAACTGCCGGTCACTGTCCCCGCTGGGGTGGATGTGTCGGTCAAGGACAGCCAGATTCATGTCAAAGGCTCCCTGGGTGCTTTGGCCTTGACGCTCAACGCGTTGGTCAAGGTCGAGAACAAGTCTGGCACGCTGACCTTCGCTCCGGTGGACGAATCGCGTGAAGCCAATGCCATGTCCGGCACCATGCGCCAATTGGTGAGCAATATGGTCAACGGTGTGAGCAAGGGCTTCGAGAAGAAGCTGACGCTGTTGGGTGTGGGTTACAAGGCCCAAGCCCAAGGTACCAAGCTCAATCTGACCGTTGGCTACTCCCATCCCGTGGTGATGGACATGCCTGCAGGCATCAAGGTGGAAACCCCGACGCCGACCGAAATCCTGATCAAGGGTTCCGATCGCCAGCGCGTGGGCCAGATTGCTTCCGAGGTGCGAGCCGTTCGCCCTCCCGAGCCTTACAAGGGCAAGGGCATCCGCTATGTGGATGAGAAGGTCGTGATCAAGGAAACCAAGAAGAAATAAGGACCAGGATCATGTTGACCAAAAAAGAGCAACGTCTCCGCCGCGCCCGCCAAACGCGCATCCGCATTGCACAGCAAGGCGCCGTGCGCCTGAGCGTGAACCGCACCAACCTGCACATCTACGCCAGCGTCATTTCCGACGATGGCAGCCGTGTGCTGGCTGCTGCCTCTACCGCCGAAGCCGAAGTGCGTGCCCAGATCGGTGGCGCTGGCAAGGGTGGCAACGCCGCTGCCGCAGCGCTGGTGGGCAAGCGCATCGCCGAAAAGGCGAAGGCTGCCGGCATCGAAAAGGTGGCGTTTGACCGTTCCGGTTTTGCCTACCATGGCCGGGTGAAAGCCCTAGCAGATGCGGCTCGTGAAGCCGGCCTGCAGTTCTGATCAAACGGAATACACAAAATGGCTAAATTTACGGCAAACATCAACAAAGAAGCGAACGAAGACGGTCTGCGCGAAAAAATGATCGCGATCAACCGCGTGACCAAGGTGGTCAAAGGTGGTCGCATCCTCGGTTTCGCAGCACTGACCGTTGTCGGCGATGGCGATGGCCGCGTGGGCATGGGCAAGGGCAAGGCGCGTGAAGTGCCGGTGGCCGTCCAGAAAGCCATGGAACAAGCTCGTCGCAACATGATCAAGGTGTCGCTCAAGAACGGTTCCCTGCACCACAGCGTGCATGGTGAACACGGCGCTTCCAACGTCATGATGCTGCCGGCCTCCAAGGGTACCGGCATCATTGCCGGCGGCCCGATGCGTGCAGTGTTCGAAGTGTTGGGCATTACTGATGTTGTGGCGAAGAGCCATGGTTCGAGCAATCCCTACAACCTGGTGCGCGCCACACTGGACGCACTGAAGAACTCGACGACCCCTGCCGATGTGGCTGCCAAACGTGGCAAGTCCGTCGAAGAAATCCTGGGTTGATGGGAGCGATCATGACCACTCAAAACACCGTCAAGGTCCAATTGGTGCGTAGCCCCATTGGCACCAAACAATCTCACCGCGACACCGTTCGTGGCCTGGGCCTGCGCAAGCTCAACAGCGTCAGCGAGTTGCAGGACACGCCGGCTGTGCGCGGCATGATCAACAAGATCAGCTATCTGGTCAAAATCGTCTGATCGGAGTCAGTGAACATGGAACTCAATACCATCAAGCCGGGCGCGGGCGCCAAGCATGCCAAGCGCCGTGTCGGCCGCGGCATCGGTTCGGGCCTGGGTAAAACCGCGGGTCGCGGCCACAAGGGCCAGAAATCCCGCTCGGGCGGTTACCACAAGGTTGGTTTCGAAGGCGGCCAAATGCCGCTGCAGCGCCGTCTGCCCAAGCGGGGATTCAAGTCAGCGCAGCTGCAATTCAACGCCGAAGTCACCCTGGGCGACCTCAATGCGCTCGACGTGAGCGAAGTCGATGTTCTTGTGCTCAAGCAAGCCGGTCTGGTGTCCCAGTTGGCAAAGCGCGTCAAGGTCATCAAGACGGGTGAGATCACGCGCGCCGTGACCCTCAAGGACATCGCGGCCACGGCTGGTGCCAAGCAGGCCATTGAGGCAGCTGGCGGTTCGCTGGCAGCCTGATCGGAATCGAACGGAAGTCTCCTGTGGCAACTGGATCTGCGCCCCTGGCCAAAACCGGAAAGTTCGGCGATCTCCGTCGTCGGCTGGTGTTCCTGTTGTTGGCGCTCGTGGTTTACCGCATCGGGGCACACATTCCCGTGCCCGGGATCGACCCCGCGCAACTGGCACAACTGTTCCAGGGTCAGCAGGGCGGCATTCTGAGTTTGTTCAACATGTTCTCGGGTGGCGCGCTTTCGCGATTCACCGTGTTCGCGTTGGGCATCATGCCGTACATCTCTGCTTCGATCATCATGCAGCTCATGACTTACGTGGTCCCCACGTTTGAGCAACTGAAGAAAGAAGGCGAAGCCGGCCGCCGCAAGATCACGCAGTACACGCGCTATGGCACGTTGGCACTGGCTATCTTTCAAGCCATGGGCATTGCCTTGGCGTTGGAAGGTCAGGCGGGCTTGGTGATTGATCCGGGTATGGGGTTTCGTCTCACAGCCGTGGTCAGCCTCGTGGCAGGCACGATGTTCCTGATGTGGCTGGGTGAGCAGATCACCGAACGTGGTCTGGGTAACGGCATCTCGATTCTGATCTTTGCAGGTATTGCAGCTGGCTTGCCGAGTGCCATTGGTGGTCTCCTTGAACTGGTGCGCACCGGTGCCATGAATATTCTGGTGTCGATCTTCATCATCGCGCTGGTGATCCTGGTCACCTACTTCGTGGTGTTCGTGGAGCGCGGCCAGCGCAAGATCTTGGTCAACTACGCACGGCGTCAGGTGGGCAACAAGGTGTATGGCGGTCAATCGTCGCACTTGCCGCTCAAGCTGAACATGGCAGGGGTGATTCCGCCGATCTTCGCGTCGTCCATCATCCTGCTGCCCACCACGGTAGTGAGCTGGGTGAGTACCGGGGACTCGACACGCTGGCTACGTGACATCGCGTCTGCCTTGTCGCCTGGGCAGCCAATCTACGTGGCGTTGTATGCCGCCGCCATTGTCTTTTTCTGCTTCTTCTATACCGCGCTCGTGTTCAACAGCCGTGAGACGGCCGATAACCTGAAGAAGAGTGGTGCGTTCATTCCCGGAATCCGCCCTGGTGATCAGACCGCCCGCTACATCGACAAGATCTTGCTGAGGCTGACGCTGGCCGGTGCCATTTACATCACCGCCGTGTGTTTGTTGCCCGAGTTCCTGATCCTGAAGTACAACGTGCCGTTCTATTTCGGCGGCACCTCACTGCTGATCATCGTGGTGGTCACCATGGACTTCATGGCCCAGGTTCAGAACTACATGATGTCGCAGCAATACGAATCGCTGCTCAAGAAGGCTAATTTCAAAACCTCCCCTTGAACTTCGTTTTATGGCCAAGGACGACGTGATCGAGATGCAGGGGGAGGTGGTCGAAAACCTTCCCAACGCAACCTTCAGGGTCAAGCTCGAAAACGGTCATGTGGTGTTGGGACATATCAGCGGCAAGATGAGGATGCATTACATCCGGATCTTGCCCGGCGACAAGGTCAAAGTAGAGCTCACGCCTTACGACCTGACCCGGGCGCGAATCGTGTTCCGCTCGAAGTGAATGGACAGTTGTTGACAGTTTTTTGGAATATCTAGGAGAAGAGTATGAGAGTTTCGGCTTCGGTCAAGAAAATGTGCCGCAACTGCAAAGTCATCAAGCGGCATGGTGTGGTGCGTGTTATCTGCACCGACCCGCGTCACAAACAGCGTCAAGGCTGATTGGTTAGTTAAGAGGATCCAACATGGCTCGTATTGCAGGCATCAACATTCCGCCGCACAAGCACGCCGAAATCGGCTTGACGGCAATCTTTGGCATTGGTCGCACCCGCGCTCGCAAGATCTGCGAAGCCTGCGGCATCGACTATGCGAAGAAGATCAAGGATCTGAGCGACGCGGAACTCGAGAAAGTGCGCGACCAGGTCGGCACGTTCACGATCGAGGGTGACTTGCGCCGTGAAACCACCATGAACATCAAGCGCTTGATGGACATTGGTTGCTACCGTGGCTTCCGCCACCGTCGTGGTCTGCCGCTGCGTGGTCAGCGCACCAAGACCAACGCCCGTACGCGCAAGGGTCCCCGCAAGGCTGCCCAGTCGCTGAAAAAATAAACGGTTAGAAGGACCCTCATGGCCAAGTCTCCCTCCAGCAGCGCAGCTGCCCGCGTCCGCAAGAAAGTCCGCAAGAACGTTGCCGATGGTATTGCGCACGTGCACGCGTCGTTCAACAACACCATCATCACCATCACCGATCGCCAGGGCAACGCACTGTCGTGGGCTTCGTCAGGTGGCCAGGGCTTCAAGGGCTCGCGCAAATCCACGCCTTTTGCTGCCCAGGTTGCATCTGAAGTGGCTGGCCGCGCCGCCATTGAGCAAGGCATCAAGAACCTGGACGTTGAGATCAAGGGTCCCGGTCCCGGCCGCGAGTCTTCGGTGCGAGCGCTGGGTGCCCTTGGCATCCGGATCAACTCGATTTCCGACGTGACGCCCGTGCCGCACAACGGCTGCCGTCCGCAGAAACGCCGTCGCATCTGATCTGCTGCCGCACGCGCGGTAGAATCGAAAGCTTTTTTGAGAGCCACCGCGGTCACCTGCGGTGGCATTTTTGCTAAGCCCACCGCCATCCTCTTTGAAGGACGGCTCCCACAACATCAGGTTGTGGCAGTGAAACAAGGAAACCAAAGTGGCACGTTACCTCGGCCCCAAGGCCAAACTCTCCCGCCGTGAAGGCTCCGACCTGTTGCTCAAGAGCGCTCGCCGCTCTATCAGCGACAAGGCCAAATTTGATTCCAAGCCTGGTCAGCACGGCCGGACTTCGGGTCAGCGTACCTCTGACTTTGGCGTGCAGTTGCGCGAAAAGCAAAAGGTCAAGCGCACCTACGGCGTGTTGGAGCGCCAGTTCCGTCGCTATTTCGCCGAAGCCGATCGCCGTCGTGGCAACACTGGCGCGAACCTGCTGTTCCTGTTGGAAGCGCGCCTGGACAATGTGGTGTTCCGTATGGGTTTCGCGTCCACCCGTGCCGAGGCCCGTCAGATCGTGTCGCACAAGGCGATTCTGGTGAACGGCAAGGCCGTCAACATCCCGTCCTATTCGGTGAAGGCCGGTGACGTGATCGCCGTGCGCGAAAAGTCCAAGAAGCAAGGCCGCGTGATTGAAGCGCTCGAATTGGCCAAGCAAATTGGCTTTCCTGCTTGGGTCGACGTGTCCGCCGACAAGGTCGAAGGCGTGTTCAAGAAGTCACCCGATCGCGATGAGTTCGGCTCGGACATCAACGAATCGCTGATCGTCGAGTTGTATTCCCGTTAATTTCGTTCCCGGCCTGCACCTTGGCGGTGTGGTCGGGCCATGCTCCGTCTGCCTTATCGGTGTAACGAGCCGAGGGTACTGAAGGAAGTTTGAATGCTGAACAATCTGCTGAAGCCCAAAACCATCAACGTCGAGCAAATTTCGACCAATCGCGCCAAAGTTACGCTGGAGCCCTTCGAGCGTGGTTATGGCCATACGTTGGGCAACGCCCTGCGTCGGGTTCTTCTGTCATCCATGGTCGGTCACGCGCCGACCGAGGTCACCATTGCCGGTGTCGTGCACGAATACTCGTCGATCGATGGCGTGCAAGAGGATGTGGTCAACATGCTCCTGAACCTCAAGGGCGTGGTGTTCAAACTGCACAACCGCGATGAAGTGACGCTGAGCCTGCGCAAGGATGGCGAAGGTCTTGTGACCGCCGCCGACATTCAGACGCCTCACGATGTCGAAATCGTCAACCCGGGTCATGTGATTGCCACGCTGTCGCAAGGTGCCAAGCTGGATATGCAGATCAAGGTTGAAAAGGGACGCGGCTATGTGCCCGGCAGCTTGCGTCGCAACGATGATCAAACGCGCTCCATTGGCCGCATCGTGCTTGATGCGTCGTTCTCGCCCGTCAAGCGCGTGAGCTATACCGTGGAAAGCGCCCGCGTGGAACAGCGCACCGACTTGGACAAGCTGGTGTTCGAGATCGAGACCAATGGTTCCATCGGCCCCGAGGAGGCGGTTCGTGCTTCCGCGAAGATTTTGGTCGAGCAACTGGCGGTGTTCGCGCAGCTTGAAGGCGTGGAGCTCTCCGCGTTTGACGCGCCGGCTCAACGCAGCTCGCAGCAGTTCGACCCGATTCTGCTGCG
The sequence above is a segment of the Hydrogenophaga sp. BPS33 genome. Coding sequences within it:
- a CDS encoding DNA-directed RNA polymerase subunit alpha, which encodes MLNNLLKPKTINVEQISTNRAKVTLEPFERGYGHTLGNALRRVLLSSMVGHAPTEVTIAGVVHEYSSIDGVQEDVVNMLLNLKGVVFKLHNRDEVTLSLRKDGEGLVTAADIQTPHDVEIVNPGHVIATLSQGAKLDMQIKVEKGRGYVPGSLRRNDDQTRSIGRIVLDASFSPVKRVSYTVESARVEQRTDLDKLVFEIETNGSIGPEEAVRASAKILVEQLAVFAQLEGVELSAFDAPAQRSSQQFDPILLRPVDELELTVRSANCLKAENIYYIGDLIQRTENELLKTPNLGRKSLNEIKEVLASRGLTLGMKLENWPPAGLDKH